Proteins encoded in a region of the Benincasa hispida cultivar B227 chromosome 2, ASM972705v1, whole genome shotgun sequence genome:
- the LOC120071688 gene encoding homeobox-leucine zipper protein HOX17-like: protein MGDHQDEVCNISWLSLGLGFGDDQYVPKKMQKINNNQLSFTLIPKEELGINNNNNSNINMEIDDEEANSSEEDHHHHLMKRSRSNNNIVNYDHQDSSFGIRSRSSSDHHHHQSSNNNIITTNHNHKGISSSGASELRERKKLRLSKEQSTLLEESFKLNTTLNPAQKQALAQQLNLKTRQVEVWFQNRRARTKLKQTEVDCEFLKKCCERLNEENRRLKKELHELKSLKLGASQLYIQLPKAATLTICPSCDKITRTAAANAAALDANSPPQ from the exons ATGGGAGATCATCAAGATGAGGTTTGTAATATCAGTTGGCTTAGCCTTGGTTTGGGATTTGGTGATGATCAATATGTCCCAAAAAAGATgcaaaaaatcaacaataatcaACTCTCTTTCACTCTCATTCCAAAAGAAGAATTGGgtatcaacaacaacaacaacagcaACATCAATATGGAAATTGATGATGAAGAAGCTAACTCAAGTGAAGaagatcatcatcatcatttgaTGAAGAGAAGTAGAAGCAATAATAATATTGTTAATTATGATCATCAAGATTCCTCCTTTGGAATTAGATCAAGATCATCATcagatcatcatcatcatcagtcCAGCAACAACAATATTATTACTACTAATCATAATCACAAGGGGATTAGTAGTAGTGGTGCATCAGAATTAAGGGAGAGAAAGAAGCTTAGGCTTTCTAAAGAACAATCCACTTTGCTTGAAGAAAGCTTCAAACTTAATACCACCTTGAATCCG GCTCAGAAACAGGCACTTGCCCAACAATTAAACCTCAAAACTCGACAAGTGGAAGTTTGGTTTCAAAACAGACGTGCAAg GACGAAATTGAAACAAACAGAAGTAGATTGtgagttcttgaagaaatgtTGTGAAAGATTAAACGAAGAAAATCGAAGGTTGAAGAAAGAATTGCATGAATTAAAATCCCTTAAACTTGGAGCTTCACAATTGTATATTCAACTACCCAAGGCCGCCACCCTCACAATTTGCCCTTCATGCGACAAAATTACCCGGACGGCCGCCGCCAACGCCGCCGCCCTCGACGCCAATTCTCCCCCACAATAA
- the LOC120071190 gene encoding uncharacterized protein LOC120071190, producing MLKESYAKLHAYDEALKIKNPGTVFEINFEESKYLKYMFIALSASLRDFKSCQPMIIVDGTHLKGKYKGTMLVGVAIDNNNQLYPLAYAIVDNENDRALMWFTMNLKTVIGECLNLLFVSDRGQNIANVNVVFPNYYHKICTYYLKRNVEKYFKDESIKKFVSRCLQSISRIRVKCRWVQIVNYNDGLLARYLKDAYIQRWACCYQSGNRYNNMTNNSVECFNAIIKEARVLPITSLLEYIRDLLQCWFHERRTVWSNSTSIHSKYAEEIMGLKCDKAR from the coding sequence ATGCTAAAGGAATCATATGCCAAATTGCATGCATATGATGAGGCTTTGAAGATAAAAAATCCTGGAACTGTATTTGAGATCAACTTTgaagaatcaaaatatttaaaatacatGTTCATAGCACTAAGTGCGAGTTTAAGAGATTTTAAAAGTTGTCAACCCATGATCATTGTAGATGGTACTCATCTAAAGGGTAAGTACAAGGGAACAATGCTAGTTGGTGTTGCAATAGACAATAACAACCAACTGTACCCACTGGCATATGCAATTGTTGATAATGAGAATGACCGAGCCTTGATGTGGTTCACAATGAACCTTAAAACAGTAATTGGAGAATGTCTTAACCTCTTATTCGTCTCAGACCGTGGACAAAATATAGCTAATGTCAATGTCGTATTCCCCAATTATTACCACAAAATTTGTACCTACTATTTGAAAAGGAATGTGGAGAAATACTTCAAGGACGAGTccattaaaaaatttgtttcacGATGCTTGCAGAGCATATCGAGAATCAGAGTCAAGTGTCGTTGGGTCCAAATAGTGAACTACAATGATGGTTTGCTTGCAAGATATTTGAAGGATGCTTATATTCAGCGATGGGCATGTTGTTACCAGTCCGGGAACCGATATAATAACATGACCAACAATAGTGTTGAATGCTTCAATGCTATTATCAAAGAAGCCCGAGTGTTGCCAATAACTTCGTTGCTAGAATACATCAGAGATCTACTTCAATGTTGGTTTCATGAGAGGCGAACAGTGTGGTCTAATAGTACATCGATACATTCAAAGTATGCAGAGGAAATAATGGGTTTAAAGTGTGACAAAGCTAGATGA